CCCCGCACAGCACCGCATAATACCCAGTACCCAAAACGAATAACGACGGACGAAAGACGACAGAACCCAGCGAGCGGTTCATTTCTGCAACTGCAACCAAACCACATAAACTCAGACGCCACGCATCACCACAGGTCAGAGATCATCCTCACTGCTCCTCCAACCGTGCGCGTGGAGGAGGGCTACCTGAGGCAGGATGCCGTCCACTGCTGCTCGCCTTGCCCTCGCGGCTCTGGTGACAGTAACGACCTCACCGCTGGCCGCCAACGCCCTGCTGGGCACACCTGGATCACCATGCGAGAAGCACTGCAGCAACCAGCAGGACCACACGGCGCGGGATGAGATTGTTTGTGATAGGGGCAGCATAGGGAAGACAGCGGCTGGGATAGTATGGGAGAACTGCATCAATTGTCAGCTGAGGAGCAACTACACATCTGGGACCATGTCGGATCAGGCTGCTTTGCTTTGTACGTCTCCTCCGTTTTCCTTCTCACCAACATGCCTATATGGCAAGACTGATATTAACAAATCTTAGACAACCTTCGATTTGCCATGGACACCTGCCTATGGCATAGTGGCGACAGCACACCATGCACCGGATCGTAagtcaacaacccctctAAGTGTGCCTGGGCTTTGCCCGGCAGCCACGCCGCAATCCTCCCGTATGCCTCCGTGCTGACAGCGCCTCAGGACAGCATGCGGTCCGCTGGAAGATGCCGTGGAGTTTCGCAGGAATGACACTTCCGGCCGAACCCCACACGGCTTCTGTGACCTATGGGAAGAGAACTTTATTCCTCGATGCTCACCATGCCTAGTTGGTGAACAGCGAGGTCGtggcctcttcctcaacaactaCCTCTGGATCCTCGAGGCTGCTTGCGAACAGAAACCAGATCCAGGATATACCATCGCCATCCAAGGCGAAGTCTTTGGTGAAAACACCGTCACCATCGTTCCACCAGAAACCACCCTCGTCGGCGTCCCAACACCAGATTATGGCCCTGTCTCCCTCGGCGCTAGGGTGGGCATCGCCTTTGGTGGCAttgcgcttcttcttgttctggCCGGCTTCTTCATTGTCTGCAAtggcaagagaagaagacgggcTTTTTTAAGGGAGCTGGAAAAGCGCCACGCCCAAGCAAACCACAGGtatggtggcggaggaggtgacaTGTTTGAGACACCGGTTAGTCAGCGACCACttagggggtgggagaatgAGAGCCCTGTCTCTGCAGCCACTGAGGCGACGGAACGGACACTACCGCGATATATCTCGCCATACACGAGCACCTACAACAGCCCCGTTTCTGGACCAGGAGGGTCGGCGACGGTAGCGGCAAACTGGCCGTCGTTGTCACCACAGCAGATGCACAGCCAACGACTGGATCAGTTATTACAGCAACAGTCACCTGCGCACGGGTCCCCGCCACCGGCTTTTACACAGTGGCCTTCGGTTGGgcaggagaagatggttATGCAGACGTATACGCAGCACGAGAAGCGACAGAATGAGATTGCTATCGGGCTTGCgctgggaggggatgaggcgAGCTTGAGGAGCAAGCCGTCGAATGGGACGATGAATAATGATCGGTATGGGTACCCGGTGGAGGACAAGGGGAAGCAGAGGGATGAGGTGTATGAGTTGAAGGAGGTCGAGAGTCCGTATAATGGAcagggtggggagggaatGGTGCATGGGAGTAACAATCCTTATTATCAGATGCCGAGCCCACCACAGGCACCGGTGCTGCACCACCCTGGTTATGGGAGAGCACATGGGAGTCGGCCTGGGTCGGGGGATAAGGGGgcgacggggttggggttgcagAGTGTGCCTGTCTCATGATGGAGAGAGCGGGCGTgtttttgttggttttggttttgaACTGCTTTTGAGCTATAATACCCGCCCCCTGAGATGATAGGGTGCATTTGGAGTTGGGTTTTGAGATGACGGGTTTTTTGTTGGGGTCTTGGATAGTGTATAAGGTTGGATATGGGTATATATTTGCGAGAAAGGGGTCGGTACCTCTTCCCTGGGATGAGTAGACAGGAGATACTACCAGGTATTATGAAGGTGCTCCAGATGATGCTGTCTGTAGAGTTTAGCCACGATATTATCACATCACAGTTGCCACTTCTCAACCAAACTGCCCATCTTCATGCACCAACAGGATGTGATTAGACTGGTAGTCACACAGAGGTCTTCAGGGGGTGTCAAGACAAGGCCATGCTCCAGATGCCGGATTCCATTGTCGAGTCGCTGGCCAGTGTCTAACAACAGTGACAATCGATGGGCCCGAGCTTCTCTGAACACCGGATATCTGCATATCTACTCACGATAACAGGGCTCGAAGCCACGCCATGCCTCATCAAGTTAGCGCTCTCCCGCCAAGCCAGACAGTTCCCCACATTATCTTTTTTGGCCTTCGTAAGAAAAattttggagagcttcacTCTGAGCTGCTTGCTTTCTCTCGATCGCTTCATCTCGACCAACACCACGGTGGACAAATCGTGCGGCTCCTGAAGACCCTCCCTCTACCAGACAGCCGTCCGAATCGTGAGCCCTTTTATTCACGGACCACCCATATCACcactgttttctttttctcaatTCACCTGTCCCCAAGTCGCAAATCCAGCGCGTCGAGAAAACAGATACCCAACAGACATTAGTCCCCCGCTACttcgtcaccaacaacaaaaacaacaacaacaacaccgatCGCGAGTTGAATATATCGAATTGCGATATCATTTACGATGTCCGTCTCCAAGGATGTCATCATGCCctcgtcggctcccgctccccCTGTGAACGACAATgagctccccctccttctgAAGGGCTACAACGACATGCTTGTCCGCACCAACCATTGGACTCCCATCCCCTATGGCTGTGCCCCCCACAAGCGTGATATCAAGTCCTACATCTCCAGCGGTGTCATCAACCTTGACAAGCCTTccaacccttcctcccacGAGGTTGTCGCCTGGCTCAAGCGCATGCTTCGGTACGTCGTGTGTAAAATCGAGAAGAGAGATGGTTGGGAAAAGCGGCTAATGGAAAATATGTTGTAGCGTTGAGAAGACTGGTCACTCTGGTACCCTTGATCCCAAGGTCACTGGCTGCTTGAGTAAGTTGGAGAAAAAAGCCCTGTGCGATTGGATCGGTGGAGGCAAAGTTACTAACATGGTGGGAAAACAGTTGTCTGCGTTGATCGCGCTACTCGTCTCGTCAAGGCCCAGCAGGGCGCTGGTAAGGAGTACGTTTGCGTGATCCGTCTCCACGACAAGGTCCCTGGTGGCGAGGCTGCCTTCGCTCAGGCCCTCGAGACCCTCACTGGTGCTCTTTTCCAGCGGCCCCCTCTTATTTCGGCCGTCAAGCGTCAGCTCCGTATCCGTACCATCCACGAGAGCAAGCTCATTGAGTTCGACAATGACCGCCACCTTGGTGTCTTCTGGGTGTCTTGCGAGGCCGGCACCTACATCCGTACTCTCTGCGTTCACCTTGGTCTTCTCCTCGGTGTTGGCGCTCACATGCAGGAGCTTCGCCGTGTCCGCTCCGGTGTCATGTCTGAGGACGATGGCAAGCTTGTCACGCTTCACGATGTTCTCGATGCCCAGTGGGCCTACGACAACGGCGGTGACGAAACCCTCCTTCGCAAGGTCATCCACCCCCTGGAGACTCTCTTGTGCACTTACAAGCGTCTCGTTGTTAAGGATACCGCTGTCAACGCCATCTGCTACGGTGCCAAGCTCACGTTGCCTGGTCTGTTGAGATACTCCAAGGACATTGATGTGCACGAGGAGGTtgttctcatcaccaccaagggtGAGGCTATTGCTATTGGTATTGCGCAGATGAGCACTGTCGAGATGTCGACCTGCGACCACGGCGTCGTCGCCAAGGTCAAGCGCTGCATCATGGAGCGCGACCTTTACCCCCGCCGCTGGGGTCTCGGCCCTACTGCcattgagaagaagaagttgaagtCCGATGGCAAGCTTGACAAGTATGGCCGCGCCAATGAgaacacccccgccgcctggAAGGCCAGCTACCAGGATTACTCTGAGTCCCAGCAGGGCGCTGAGGCTGCCGcccaggaggctgctgcccctcccacccctgtcaaggctgccgagccCGCTACCGCTCCCGCCGCTTCCTCTCCAGTtagggaggagaaggaaaagaagcgcAAGAGCAAGCACGAGGGCGAgaccgccgaggagaaggcggagcgcaagaaggccaagaaggaaaagaaggagaagaagtccaagaagGATGCTGAGGATAGCGAGTAATGGATTTTTGAGATGCTCtgatcttctttttttctctgtcGGTTTGCACACACAACCTCTGGGCGTTTTTATTTGGGGGCTGGTCAAGGGAAAAATCGGAGGGCGTTTTGGGAGTTTTTGTCCTGTCTGATTATCATGGCATACAGCTTGTTGGGGTAGCACGTTATGCATTATACCTGGAGCTTTGCGAGTTTTGTGtcgggggtggcggtggatgtCTATATAGCTGTATGTAGTAAGAATGGAGAGTTGTACGATATATTTTGGGTGTGTTGGGAATGGTTGTGGCTTTGACATGAGTGATTGTTTGTGGTGTCTTGACAGCATCTCCAACACCTTAAGTTCTCAACTCCAAAGCATAACCATGATTTTGTATGCTCCATGCTGAATATCTTCTTGGAGATTTGCAGCCACATGATTTACGATTGTTGACTATGAATTGAGAATAGCTTCATATACTTTGAATGCGGCTTGACGGAACATCGAACAAACAGCGGGTTTAGCTCAGTTGGGAGAGCATCAGACTGAAGTCAAAACTTCGTTTTCATCGGTTAAAATGATATCCCGAGAAATTGGGTATCAGAAAGACAATCTGAAGGTCGTGTGTTCGATCCACACAAACCGCACTGTTTTCCTTTTGGGCATTTTCACCTCCCAAGCCATGTTTGACTTTTTGTCTTTGGGAGGTCTTCAGTCTATATATTGAGCTCTTTAGCTCAACATGTCAACTTCTGGCTCGGCAACTCTTACCTGCCCGCTGGGATCCGGAAAGAGAGGTCGGGGTTTCATCACGGCATCACGCCGATGGGTCTTTTTGACTTTGGAGGCGTCACAATGCTCATGAAGCGTGAGCCGACCGAGCTGTGCAGTTGACGACGGGTGAGCTAGGTTGATTAGGGGGAGGGCAATGGTGTTGAGATCAGCACGAGCTATGGGGTTGTTAGTGGGTTTTTGGTGTAAAGTCTGGATcatgggggggagggggagtggtattcttgagcttgagggaAAGGTCATGAAAGTACTATGCTTTCCAGGCTTATAGAGGCTTGATGGCATTTTTTCCAGTGAAGAGGGATTTTCACTGAGCACTGAAGATCCTGCACAATCGATTGGGCGACTACGACACGACAGACGCTTCCTCATCTCAACCGTCCCCATCTGTGCGGTTGCCGAAGAGTACAGCTTCTCACTTTGGTAAGTTGCAGCTCCCTAGCGCGCATATACGCAATCCCCAATACGATTTCGGACAGTAGATACAGTCCAGATTGGGCAAGCaaacagaagaagaacaatggaagttcttgtccttctgaAAGGACTTTGATCTTATCAAGATACCTTACCTACTTTTCTGGCACCTGGCTTTTCTTGCTTTGACCTCCGATTCTGACTGACAACAATCACAACCCCTTTCCAGcctcgttttttttttctttttttttcttgacaCAGGCATCAAGTGACAAAGACCCTCTGTGCGGCCGCGCAGAATTTTACGAGAGGATAGGGAGAGGGTTTTGTAATGATGTCAATCTTTTGAGAATTTCTCTCTTGTTTCTTGAGACTTTTGGATattgttttctttcctcgCTGTCGGCTTCTGACGATCTTGTCTGATTACTAGGCCTCCTCTATCGGGAGAGCTGAGAGACGGCTGCTCTGCTTGAACTATAGCCAGCCATCAACCGGTTTGGGTCCGAACTCAACCCTTTTTCGCCACACACCTCTTTTATTAGGTTTCTAGAGGGTAAACAAACAAGAGCATCATGCTCCCCACGCTCGttaccctcctcctcctcctcctcctcctccacctctcgcTTCTCCCCCTCGTCACCGCGACCGCATCCCCACTATTAAACCGTGATTTTCCCGTAAGTtgaacccccttccccttaaACCCCCTGTTCTTCTATAGGTAGGTAGACCATCCTAACCCCCTCCTAggacccctccatcctccacgACTCCTCAGGAACCTACTACGCCttcgccacctccctcctcaccggcccctccccaaaaaacaTCCAAGTCGCCTCCGCCCCTTCCCCGTTGGGACCGTGGACCTACCTCGACatcgaccccctccccaacccggGCTCCTGGACCTCGGGCCCCGGCTCTTTGACCTGGGCCCCCTCGGTGATCCGGCTATCAGACAACTCCTACGTGATGTACTACTCTGGCCAGCTCTCCGGCAACAACAGCGCATACCACTGCATCGGCGCCGCCAAGTCAACATCCTCCGTCACAGGTCCGTACACACCCCTATCCCAGCCAATCGCTTGTCCCCTTTCCCAAGGCGGGGCGATCGACCCGGCCGGGTTCCTGGACCCCCTGACAGGGAAACGGTATCTGGTCTACAAGGTTGATGGGAACTCCCTCGGGAATGGGGGTTCGTGTGGGAACAGTGTTGCTCCTCAGGTTCCGACCCCGATAGTACTGCAGCCGGTGGCGGATGATGGGATCACTTTCGTTGGGGAGAGGGTCACGATACTGGATcggacggaggaggatgggccGCTGGTGGAGGCGCCGGATTTGTGGTTTGActgggggacggggacgtATGTGCTTTTTTATAGTAATCATTGTTGGAGCGAGGAGGGGTACTCGGTGAATTATGCCACGAGCGGGGAGGTAACGGGGGTGTACAAGAGGGCGAGTAAGGGGAGTTTGGTTGCTAcgggggatgggttgggggttgtcgCGCCGGGGGGCGCGAGcgtggtgaggagggtggatggggacggTGGGGGGAACAGGACGAGTATTGTTTTTCATGGGAActgtggggaggggaggtgttTGTTCGGGGTTGATGTTAGTATTGGGCTTTCCTGAGGGATACAGGGATATGAGTCTGGGTATGAGGTAAGGAGAGATCTCATGATGGATATGAAAGCACATGGTTGGATGGTGGTTCGAGATGGGGACAGTGCTATAGTAAGCGAGGCAAAGAGATATGGCGGGATGGATATCAAAAGGCGTACATATATGAATTAATGTGTAATACGATTTTCATACTTGAAGTCGCTTTCTTTGCCATGCTGAAGAACTTCTTCAAACAACCCATGCACGGCTCAACAAGTGGTAGCAGAAACGAAACGCACAACCCTCCAGATGGGACGAACCAGATCCGCAGACGAGATGGTCGTCTGGTCTCAAGATTGGGTCTCGAGATCTGTGGGCGGTGGCCTATAAAGTGGCCGATATAACGGCCATGCCGCACCTCCATGGCCACATGGGGAgccgcccaccaccccctggaAAGGGGAATCCGTTGTGATTGTGCTCTTTAGTGCGTCTTCAGTTACAAGTTgcaagatggtgttgagacAAGTCATGTTTTCGAAGACTTGATAACGAAGCTTCAGGAATTGGCATCGTTGTGAGGCAGCTCGAAGAAGACAAAGATAGAGAGgctgtggtgatggaaaTAGAAGCAGTACCAGAGCTGAGGAGCCCTCGGTTAGTCTGTGCTCTATAGGATCGTCGATGCCCCACGCTGGTGCCACCATCCATCTCTTGACTGTCTTGGTTGCTGTGTCTGCGACACGGGACGAGATGGACGGGATGATGGGAAAGAGTCTGTTTGAGGGCGGTAGCTGGATCCCTCGAGGTGAGATCCGAGCGCGAGACTCACAGAAAAAGACAAGAGATCACAGTGACGGGAAGAGCGCTCGCAGCGGGTAAACGGCGCTGTAAAGTCACAGCAGGTGTGTGACCCTCCCAGTGTCGTGCAGGCGCAGTTGGTGCAAGAAGCGAATGAGCTTCGGGCAGCGCCGGATGTTCGTTTAagcttccaaccccccattcccaaagGGGATTAGCCCATGATCTTGGTGATCTCCAAGCGCCCGCCAAGACACACTTTCCCAGATTTCTCACTCTGAACCTGAACCTCGCCGACACTCGGCATGGGCCTGGGCAGTGGGCGAAGCGCCGCGGCCGCAGATATTGACGATTCCAGAATGCCGGGTTTGGGTATTTTCCGATATGTCTTGAAGACCATCAGCGTCACGG
The sequence above is a segment of the Podospora pseudocomata strain CBS 415.72m chromosome 2 map unlocalized CBS415.72m_2, whole genome shotgun sequence genome. Coding sequences within it:
- a CDS encoding uncharacterized protein (EggNog:ENOG503P4AI), giving the protein MPSTAARLALAALVTVTTSPLAANALLGTPGSPCEKHCSNQQDHTARDEIVCDRGSIGKTAAGIVWENCINCQLRSNYTSGTMSDQAALLYNLRFAMDTCLWHSGDSTPCTGSTACGPLEDAVEFRRNDTSGRTPHGFCDLWEENFIPRCSPCLVGEQRGRGLFLNNYLWILEAACEQKPDPGYTIAIQGEVFGENTVTIVPPETTLVGVPTPDYGPVSLGARVGIAFGGIALLLVLAGFFIVCNGKRRRRAFLRELEKRHAQANHRYGGGGGDMFETPVSQRPLRGWENESPVSAATEATERTLPRYISPYTSTYNSPVSGPGGSATVAANWPSLSPQQMHSQRLDQLLQQQSPAHGSPPPAFTQWPSVGQEKMVMQTYTQHEKRQNEIAIGLALGGDEASLRSKPSNGTMNNDRYGYPVEDKGKQRDEVYELKEVESPYNGQGGEGMVHGSNNPYYQMPSPPQAPVLHHPGYGRAHGSRPGSGDKGATGLGLQSVPVS
- the CBF5 gene encoding centromere/microtubule-binding protein cbf5 (EggNog:ENOG503NVVD; COG:J), producing the protein MSVSKDVIMPSSAPAPPVNDNELPLLLKGYNDMLVRTNHWTPIPYGCAPHKRDIKSYISSGVINLDKPSNPSSHEVVAWLKRMLRVEKTGHSGTLDPKVTGCLIVCVDRATRLVKAQQGAGKEYVCVIRLHDKVPGGEAAFAQALETLTGALFQRPPLISAVKRQLRIRTIHESKLIEFDNDRHLGVFWVSCEAGTYIRTLCVHLGLLLGVGAHMQELRRVRSGVMSEDDGKLVTLHDVLDAQWAYDNGGDETLLRKVIHPLETLLCTYKRLVVKDTAVNAICYGAKLTLPGLLRYSKDIDVHEEVVLITTKGEAIAIGIAQMSTVEMSTCDHGVVAKVKRCIMERDLYPRRWGLGPTAIEKKKLKSDGKLDKYGRANENTPAAWKASYQDYSESQQGAEAAAQEAAAPPTPVKAAEPATAPAASSPVREEKEKKRKSKHEGETAEEKAERKKAKKEKKEKKSKKDAEDSE
- a CDS encoding uncharacterized protein (CAZy:GH43; EggNog:ENOG503P1F3; COG:G) encodes the protein MLPTLVTLLLLLLLLHLSLLPLVTATASPLLNRDFPDPSILHDSSGTYYAFATSLLTGPSPKNIQVASAPSPLGPWTYLDIDPLPNPGSWTSGPGSLTWAPSVIRLSDNSYVMYYSGQLSGNNSAYHCIGAAKSTSSVTGPYTPLSQPIACPLSQGGAIDPAGFLDPLTGKRYLVYKVDGNSLGNGGSCGNSVAPQVPTPIVLQPVADDGITFVGERVTILDRTEEDGPLVEAPDLWFDWGTGTYVLFYSNHCWSEEGYSVNYATSGEVTGVYKRASKGSLVATGDGLGVVAPGGASVVRRVDGDGGGNRTSIVFHGNCGEGRCLFGVDVSIGLS